From the genome of Solanum lycopersicum chromosome 12, SLM_r2.1:
cTTTCTTTTTTGGTCCGTCAGGTAAAGAatgtctttttccttttttgacatatttttaatttcaattttccaGGTAACAtctttaagaccacaagattaaaaacacattttgatgcatttgatatatttatattttgagaccacaagattcaaaagtttatttattttcctaaactattttccaagtcaaaatatgacaaataaattgaaacggaATAGTATAATACACTAATGTATTAACATAATGCCTATGCAAGACTGAAATTACAAAGGAGTCACTAGATAAAGCAAATACCAAATTTTAtaccataaatatttcatctaatAACACATCAAACCAAACGGATCCTTAGTGTTCAAGAGTTGCTACAATTGCAATAGGGACATAAGATTCTAGTTCACTGTTTGTGCAAGTTTGCTCAGTGATGGTCCCCTATTCGGGACTTCGCGTCAAGAGCATAATCATGATGTTAGTCGTCAACATCTTTGACGACTAACATCCTTCCATATTCCAGGTGACGCGTTTTCTCAAGTATCAACTATGAAAGACAGACATGAAATAGGATTAGCTTAACCAGTATTCTGCATTCCAGCAGCAATACCTTTCATGGTCAAGATGAGTGTGTCCTCCAAGCCAGGTGCATATTCGCTAGTCGGGTTCAGGTTCACAAGTTCTGTAGCTGGTTTTGCTTCCATGTATTCCTTGGAAATGTGAGGCCTTGGTGTGACACTGTAGTCTGGGTCACGAATACGCTTTAGGGTGTAGGCTTGACACACGTTCAATGTTGTGATGTAGGAGTCACGCAGCCTGAGTCGTTGTTTTAAGTACGGATCACCCTCCAGAAGATCCTTGTGTCCAGCAATCTATTTTGAATAAGGGGAAAATTATGTTTAGATGCACTAACTTGGAACTAGTTTGTGAAGCAATTGAACACAACAAGTGTTCAACCGATCTTTTTCAGAAGTATATGTCACATTACCTGCAGGAGGAGGCTCTTTGTCTCCTCATAGTTTGACCTCAAAAGTTCACCGAAAGACAACAAATCTTCAGATACCAGAAGCTTGTCGAACAATGCAGCAATGCCTGGGTCTCCTTTGGCGAACACCATCTCAACCAAATCAATAGTTACCCTAAAGAATGGCCATGCATTGTACATTTCCTGCAGCATGCGGAGGTTCTTGATATCCTTTTCGATGGCATACTTAAATGCTGCTCCAAAGCCGAGCCAGACTGGAAGATGGAATCTAGTTTGAGTCCAAGCAAAGATCCAAGGAATAGCTCTAAGTGATTCTATGCCTCCGCTGGGTTTACGCTTTGATGGACGGCTGCCAATGTTCATTCGACCATACTCTAACTCAGGTGTGGCCTGCAAACATGATCAATGAAAAATAGCTTATTACAACTCAAGGCAATATTTGTGATAGCATCTGTAATTAATAACTGAGTTCATCGCTAGCATACTTACCAGGCGGAAATACTCGACAAATCGGGGTTCCTTAAAAACTATTGATCGATACTTTTCTGTAGCAACAACTGCAATTTCGTCCATAAGTGCACGCCATTCTGGTTTTGGAGAGACTGGTGGATGCATCCCATGTTCAAGTGTAGCAGCAGTATAACGTTGGAGTGTCCTAAAACACAAGTGTTCTTCCCCAAAAGAGTGCTCAATAACCTCACCCTGAACTGTAACACGGAGAGATCCGTGAATTGTTTCGGGTGGTTGAGACAATATGGCAAGATGGGCGGGGCCACCTCCTCTTCCCACTGTACCACCTCTACCATGGAACATGGTTAGCTTCACGTCGAACTCCTTGGCGACTTGTATAAGCTCCTCTTGAGCCTTATATAACTGCCAGGCTGCTGAGAGCCGACCTGCATCCTTGCCAGAGTCGGAGTATCCAATCATCACTTCTTGCTTGCCATTAATCCGGTTTCTGTACCACTCAATTGAGAAAAGACGTGCAACGGCTGCAGGAGCAGCATCCAGATCGGCCAACTTCTCAAAAAGTGGAACAACTCGTAAAGGTTGCCTAACTCGGCATTCACGCTGTAGAAGCTCAACTGCAAGCACATCAGATGGTGCAGTGGCCATTGAGATGATGTATGCCCCAAAGCAGTCTGCTGGGAGTTCGGCTATGACATGGAACGTATCCAAAACATCAGCAATTTCTTCAGTTTTTGGAAGATCCCGTCCAAATAAAGGTCTCTTGCCACTGAGTTCAGACAGAAGCCACTCTTGTCTACGTTCTTCAGACCATTCTCGATATGAACCAATTTCCAAATGCTGCGTAATAGCATCAAGCACATCAGTATGGCGGTCCGACTCTTGTCTTATGTCAAGTCTCACTAGTGAAAGTCCAAACGTAGAAACTTGTCTAAGGAAATCCAGAAGGCTACCATCCGCTATGGAGAGATCACCACAAGCACAAAGAGATCTGTAGCAGAGCTCAAGAGGCTCCAAGAACTACATAAAATGATGACCATATTAGTATTATATGACATGCAACACAGATATTTATAAATTTCGGTTTAATAGAACAACCATGCAAATGCTTATGCTGTTATTCAACAAGAAACAGACACACTTGCTCATGTTTTTCTAGTTCCTTTTTTCGATGAATAACATGTCAAGTTGTTTAGTAAGACTAGTAAAGAGTACAAGTGAATGTTCACTGCTTAATTTAGGAGGCTCTACATATAGAAAGCAGTCACAGGAAAAGACAGAAGTATAGTATTATGAACCTGCTCAATATTAGTATAAGTTGCTTCCTCTGGAATTTCAGAGTATCCATGGCCTAACAGTTGGCGAGCACGCTCGCGTGTCTGATACAACTTATCTCTCACATCACCAAGAATTACACGATAGGGTTCATTTGGAGGAACTTGCTTCCAAAATTCTGCATGAGAAGAAAACGTTATAAGATCACAGATTATGGGATTTCTCTGTCCAAAGATTCTTTAACAGTCCTATCAAGGTTATATTCAACTACCAAACTCTTCTTTGATTCAATTTCATGGATCAACCTCAATAGCAATATTCAATTAGTTACCTATGTAGTGTTTTTCATCTCTCCTTGAAGACCTTTGGAGTTTATCTGCTCGCACACGAAGCTCTTCACTGCAGCGCCACATAGATAACtgaaaaattgtacaatttagaAAAAGATCAGTGTAGATAGTCTGATTTCTTTCACTAAATGAATCGAGACAAAATTGTCAAAAACATTTAATTGTTGGATACCTCAAACATGAGGTCCTCTATTTGCGAATAGTACAAGTTAGCTGCCATCATTCTTGCCAATAAGCAAACATCTCTTGTGACCTCGGGAGTCACTCTTGGATTACCTGTATTTTGTAGCAGAGTTGACAGGTAAATAAGGACTATCTACTGCATGTAGTAACTAAGTAATCCACGTTCAAGCAGAAGGAGTACTTTGGTTTCCTCCACCCCTTCAAAATTATGTAATCCGAATTCCTATTTTGTTTTCTCAGCTTTTAGCTAAAGTAACTGCAAACATTCTCTACAGTTAAGGAATCATACCATCACGATCACCGCCCATCCAAGAGGAGAATTGAATAAGAGGAGCATTATAAGGAACTCGTTCATCAATCCCTATGTTTTTAAGAGCTGTATCAACACGACGCAGAAACTTTGGCACACCCTTCCAAATTGTTTCATGGAAATAGCTCATTCCAGCTCTCATTTCATCTTGTGGAGTAGGAGGAGTTCTTCGGATCTCATCAGTTCGGAACGCAGCTTGGATCTACAGAGGAAGTAAGTAGcagatttttatcaaaaaagaaagatcCATAGAATGCGACacatatttgattttgaagattCCTTATTACAATTTTAGAGTAATCATATAACTAGCTGCACTCTTTACAGGGTAAAATACGATTCAGATGAATGAAGGGACAAATATTCAATGGGTAACTTATGAGATAATTTTTGCTTCTCCAATCTTCACGAGATGGATGCAAAAATTAAGTCCATGGATATGTCATATCCATCAAGTTTAGAAAGTAAAACTACATTAATACAAAGCCTGCTAGATCAAGACATATCTATATGACATTGAAGCACAAAAATATCGATTAGTAGAGTTAGAAAGACATCGGAATTGAAGGTACTAATAATAGAATTTCATTCAAGGAAAACACATGAATCAACTAACTAAACGTCAATAGTTACCTCCCTCTGTAAAGCTTCGTCAAGTTCTTGTTTATCATCGGGTGTAATGTCTTTAGCATACAACTGAGCCAAGCAGTCACGGATCCTGAGTTAGAACAAGTTAGTAAACAACCGATGAAAGCACGAAATTTGGTCCGAAAAGAGCATTTCCCCTTTATATTTattagggaaaatatcgaagcATAAACTAACATAAAATGACAAGCCAAGGAGACAACTCGAACTGCTGAAGACAATAAACATTGTGATTAAAGACCAAACCTGCCATGCTTTTGAAGCAATGATCTTCGTACAGATTGAGTAGGATGAGCTGTTAGGACCAAATCCACAGTCTGATTCTTGATAGCATCAAAAACTTCTTGGGGGGACTTCTTTAAGTCCCCCACCAGTTTCTTGAAAGTTTCTTCAATATCTGACTCAGTTGTTGCATTACTCTCATCCCCGAAATCtccttttttcttcaatttttggcGCCTACGGTAGGCAATCTGAACCTCCTCAGCCAAATTGGCCAAGTTAAGCATGTGAGAGAAAGCTTTAGCAATAACAATTGAATCCCCTGGATCCAAACTTGTCAACACATTGCCAAGTTCCTCCAGCTTCTTCGGATCATGCTTGGCTTCATACTCGGCAGAAAGCTCATAACAA
Proteins encoded in this window:
- the PPC1 gene encoding phosphoenolpyruvate carboxylase, coding for MATKNLEKLASIDAQLRQLVPAKVSEDDKLVEYDALLLDRFLDILQDLHGEDLKGTVQDCYELSAEYEAKHDPKKLEELGNVLTSLDPGDSIVIAKAFSHMLNLANLAEEVQIAYRRRQKLKKKGDFGDESNATTESDIEETFKKLVGDLKKSPQEVFDAIKNQTVDLVLTAHPTQSVRRSLLQKHGRIRDCLAQLYAKDITPDDKQELDEALQREIQAAFRTDEIRRTPPTPQDEMRAGMSYFHETIWKGVPKFLRRVDTALKNIGIDERVPYNAPLIQFSSWMGGDRDGNPRVTPEVTRDVCLLARMMAANLYYSQIEDLMFELSMWRCSEELRVRADKLQRSSRRDEKHYIEFWKQVPPNEPYRVILGDVRDKLYQTRERARQLLGHGYSEIPEEATYTNIEQFLEPLELCYRSLCACGDLSIADGSLLDFLRQVSTFGLSLVRLDIRQESDRHTDVLDAITQHLEIGSYREWSEERRQEWLLSELSGKRPLFGRDLPKTEEIADVLDTFHVIAELPADCFGAYIISMATAPSDVLAVELLQRECRVRQPLRVVPLFEKLADLDAAPAAVARLFSIEWYRNRINGKQEVMIGYSDSGKDAGRLSAAWQLYKAQEELIQVAKEFDVKLTMFHGRGGTVGRGGGPAHLAILSQPPETIHGSLRVTVQGEVIEHSFGEEHLCFRTLQRYTAATLEHGMHPPVSPKPEWRALMDEIAVVATEKYRSIVFKEPRFVEYFRLATPELEYGRMNIGSRPSKRKPSGGIESLRAIPWIFAWTQTRFHLPVWLGFGAAFKYAIEKDIKNLRMLQEMYNAWPFFRVTIDLVEMVFAKGDPGIAALFDKLLVSEDLLSFGELLRSNYEETKSLLLQIAGHKDLLEGDPYLKQRLRLRDSYITTLNVCQAYTLKRIRDPDYSVTPRPHISKEYMEAKPATELVNLNPTSEYAPGLEDTLILTMKGIAAGMQNTG